Within Legionella birminghamensis, the genomic segment AACGGCAGCGTATTCGATACTCGTTTAGTCAATATCGTAGCTGACGAGCTGGAAGTTAACCCTCACTGGCTGTTGGGTAAAAGCCCGGTGAAGTCAAAAGTACATTAAAGTGAGATCATTATGACCGATGACGTCTTTATCTGTGCCCCTGTGCGCACTGCAATAGGTACATTTAATGGCAGCTTGAAAAATACACCCGCTCCTGATTTGGGAGCGGTGGTTATTCGAGAAAGCCTGCGGCGTGCTGCTCTGGACTCCCAAACAATTGAAACAGTCGTTATGGGGCAAGTGGTACAAGCAGGGGCCGGCATGAATCCTGCACGTCAGGCCAGCATTAAAGGCGGTTTGCCAGTGCAGGTTCCGGCACTTACGGTGAATCGGGTCTGTGGTTCGGGGGCGCAAGCAGTCGTCTCCGCCTATCTTGAGGTAGTCAGCGGCAATATTGACTGCGCTATTGCGGGCGGAATGGAAAATATGGATCTCTGCCCCTATCTTTTACCTTCAGCCCGCTGGGGTTATCGTCTGGGGGACGGAAAAATGCGTGACAGTTTATTGCTAGACGGTCTGCATGATATTTTTTCCGGCCAGCATTCAGGCTGGCATACTGAAGATTTAGCCAGTGAATACCACATTAGCCGAGAAGAGCAGGATGCCTGGGCTGCGCGCTCCCATCAACGTTTTTCCAAAGCGCAGCAAGCAGGAGAATTTGCACAGGAAATTGCTGCAGTGGAAATTGGTTCGCGCAAGGGAATTGAGCTGTTTCAAAAAGATGAACATAACCGGGCCGATACCACCGCCGAAATCCTCGCTAAACTAAAGCCTGCATTCCGCCCGCAAGGTACTATCACGGCCGGCAATGCACCCGGGTTAAATTCAGGGGCGGCCGCCATGATTGTCGCCAGCGCCCAATGCGTTAAGCGTTATCAGCTGGATCCCATGGCGAGGATTGTATCCTACGGTATTTCCGCCGTAGAACCAGGGATGTTTGGTCTTGGTCCCGTGCCGGCAGTAAAGCAAGCGCTTGAAAGAGCACAGTGGAAGCTGGCTGATGTGGAACGCCTGGAAATCAACGAAGCCTTTGCCGCGATAACGCTGGCGGTCATGCGCGAGCTTCATCTTGATGAATCCATTGTCAACGTGGATGGCGGCGCTATCGCCCACGGCCATCCAATCGGTGCTTCAGGAGCGATACTGACTACCCGCTTGCTTTATTCCATGGCCCGGGATCATTTGAAAAGAGGTATCGTTACCTTGTGCATTGGCGGCGGCCAGGGAATTGCATTAGCCCTCGAGAGGTAGGGGGATACTCCACTCCATCCCAGCGGAGCAGTCTCCTCGAATGCTCGCGCTCCAGTTCATCCGAATCCCCGCGGTCGTTGCCGCGGGGATTCGTTTTACTCGCTCCGTAAAGACATAATCGGCTCCAGCTTCGCAGCACGCCTTGCTGGATAAAAGCCAAAAAAGATACCCGTGGCTACAGAAACGGCAAAGCCCGCCAAAGGGGGCAGGCTATGGAGAATGAAGGTCCATTCACTGAAATAAGCGACAATTCTTGTGAATATAAGACCTAACAATACACCAAGGCCGCCGCCCAGAAACGAAAGCAGCACCGATTCAACCAGAAATAAATTCTGTATTTCGCTGTTCCTGGCACCGACTGCTTTACGAATTCCAATCTCTTTTTTACGTTCACTGACTGAAACCAGCATCACATTCATCACACCAATACCGCCCACCAACAAAGATATCCCGCCAATAACGCCTAAGAGCAAGGTGAAAATCTGCCCCTGGCTTTCCATACTGGCAATAATTTGCTTGGCACTTCGGGTAAACAAACTGAGCCGCGGCGCCTCTAACTCCACCTGTTGTTTGATCTGGCCAATTGCTAAATCGATATCAGTGTCAGGCTTTAAAAGCATGACGGCATTATTCACCTTGCTGTCTTTACTGATCAAAGCAATGCCGGCCACCGGTACAATCACGGAATGGTTGACGTCTTCATTGAAAAAGCCGTTTTCCTGCCAGCGATCCACCACCCCGATAATGGTATAAAGCGAATTGCCAATGCGAATTTGTTTTCCTATGGGATCATCCAGCGTTATCTCGCGGATTTGGCGGGCCAAATCATCTCCAATAACGCAGAAATGTTCAAAAGAATTCAGAAACGAAACAAAATGGCCGCGCGCCACTTGAATATGAATAATATCAGCCAGACTGTCATCTGCACCAATAATAGCACTCTGTAAAACCTGGCCCTTAAAGCTCACCGGCTGATAAGCGGTGGCATAGGGGGCTATTTTTAAAATGGAGGGAACTTTCGCGGGTAAACTGCGCCAGAATTGCAAAGCTAACTCAGACTGCACACTGGACTGGCCCCGCTCTTTCTGGAACACGGTGGTGGCCAAGAGATCAGTACCCAAAGCCTTAAATTGTTCCAGCGCTTTTTCTGTCGCCAATTGCCCACAACTGATCAAGGCAACAATGGCTGCCGTTCCTACCAGCACGCCCAACACTGCAAGAAAGGAGCGCAGCTTGGAAGCGGTCAGATTAACCAGGGCTTGCTGAAAATGATTAAACCAGTTCATGGAGATTTCCAATTTGTATCAGCGCGCCAACCAGCTTGTACCCCCGCGGCTTCGACCCATAGCTATCTACACAAATGTTTTTCCCGCTCCGAATCCCCGCGGCTGCGACCGCGGGGCCCATGTCTGGTGGCCGAACCTGCACTTTAAGTTTGCAATGTTGCCAAAAATTAGAGGGGGAAAAGGTACAAGACTGAAACCCTGAATAGGCATCGTTTGGGTTCCGCGGTCGCAGCCGCGGGGATTCGATAGCTAATGCATTTGTGTAGATAGCTTTGAGCTCCGACCGCGGGGTCCACCACTGAATTATGTAATAGTTACAATTCTTCTTCGCGCCAAAGGGCATGGGCCCCGCGGTCGAAGCCGCGGGGATACGTGGATGCGCTGCGGGGAGACTGTTTTGAAAATTCACCCTACAATCTCCCCATCACAAAGCACGATTCGCCGCTGGCACTGGGCCGCAATTTGCTCATCATGGGTAACCATGATAATGGTGCGGCCTTCAGCATGCAGCGCCAGAAACAGATTCATTACCTCAGTCCCTGTCCTGGAGTCCAGCGCACC encodes:
- a CDS encoding thiolase family protein, translated to MTDDVFICAPVRTAIGTFNGSLKNTPAPDLGAVVIRESLRRAALDSQTIETVVMGQVVQAGAGMNPARQASIKGGLPVQVPALTVNRVCGSGAQAVVSAYLEVVSGNIDCAIAGGMENMDLCPYLLPSARWGYRLGDGKMRDSLLLDGLHDIFSGQHSGWHTEDLASEYHISREEQDAWAARSHQRFSKAQQAGEFAQEIAAVEIGSRKGIELFQKDEHNRADTTAEILAKLKPAFRPQGTITAGNAPGLNSGAAAMIVASAQCVKRYQLDPMARIVSYGISAVEPGMFGLGPVPAVKQALERAQWKLADVERLEINEAFAAITLAVMRELHLDESIVNVDGGAIAHGHPIGASGAILTTRLLYSMARDHLKRGIVTLCIGGGQGIALALER
- a CDS encoding ABC transporter permease gives rise to the protein MNWFNHFQQALVNLTASKLRSFLAVLGVLVGTAAIVALISCGQLATEKALEQFKALGTDLLATTVFQKERGQSSVQSELALQFWRSLPAKVPSILKIAPYATAYQPVSFKGQVLQSAIIGADDSLADIIHIQVARGHFVSFLNSFEHFCVIGDDLARQIREITLDDPIGKQIRIGNSLYTIIGVVDRWQENGFFNEDVNHSVIVPVAGIALISKDSKVNNAVMLLKPDTDIDLAIGQIKQQVELEAPRLSLFTRSAKQIIASMESQGQIFTLLLGVIGGISLLVGGIGVMNVMLVSVSERKKEIGIRKAVGARNSEIQNLFLVESVLLSFLGGGLGVLLGLIFTRIVAYFSEWTFILHSLPPLAGFAVSVATGIFFGFYPARRAAKLEPIMSLRSE